Genomic DNA from Pseudomonas sp. CCC3.1:
CCAATTTCTTCTTCGGCTTCACGCAGAGCGGTAAACACCAGGTCTGGGTCTTCAGGGTCGCGCCGTCCACCGGGGAAGGCCACTTCGCCACCATGCGTCGACAACCCGCTGGCGCGCAGGGTCAAAATCAGTTCGGGCTTGTCACTGCGCGTCACCGGCAACAGTACCGCGGCCTCCGGAAAGCTGCGTTCTGTTTCCAGCGTCCGCGGGGTGTAGCGACTCATACGGCTAAGTAGCTCGTCCAGCATAGGTCATCTCGATCCGTCACTTATCGGGCATCATGCACCAAATTGCCCGGCTCCCCCAAGCCCCACGCTGTCGCAGGGGCAAAGTGGAGCTTGCCGTAATCCTGCCCCAGCCCCAAGATAGGCGCCAGAACCAGAGAGCACAGCATGAAATTTTGCAGCCAGTGCGGCAACACTGTCAGTCAACATATCCCGCAAGGCGATTCTCGCCTGCGTTATGTCTGCGACCACTGCCACACCATTCATTATCAAAACCCGAATATCGTCGCGGGCTGCCTGCCTACTTGGGGCACGCAAGTGCTGTTGTGCCGACGCGCCATTGAACCGCGCAAAGGCTACTGGACGCTGCCCGCAGGGTTTATGGAAAACGGCGAGACTGTCGAGCAAGCCGCTCGCCGCGAAACCCTCGAAGAAGCCTGCGCTCAAGTTGAACAACTGGCTATCTATACCCTGATCGATGTTCCGCACATCAATCAGGTGCACATTTTCTACCGCGCCGAACTGCAAAGCCTCGACTTTGCGGCTGGCGAAGAAAGCCTGGAAGTGCGCTTGTTTGAAGAGGCCGACATCCCTTGGTCCGAGTTAGCTTTTCGCACCGTCAGCCGTACCCTAGAATGCTTTTTTTCTGATCGCCCGGCACAGACCTACCCTGTGCGCAGCGAAGCTGTGCTGCCGCCGGCAGAGTTGATTAAACACCCACAATAATGTCGTTTGCCTCGTACCTCAGGAATACCCTTCTAATGCGTTGGTTGCTTGCTGCCCTTTGCTTGTCGTTTGCTGTTACTTGCCAAGCCGCTGTCGTCATGACAATCAACGGCAAATCCGTCGATAAAGATCAGGTGCTTAAATCGCCAGCAGCGTTACCGCGCGCCGGAGACAGCAAACGCGTCGACAAGATTCTGGTGCTCAAATCAGCCCGCAAGCTGGAGCTGATCAGCGATGGAAAAGCCATCAAGACCTACCGCATCTCATTGGGCAAACAACCTAAAGGGCCAAAAATGCGCGAAGGCGACAAGCGCACGCCCGAAGGGCTTTACTGGGTGGACTGGCGCAAGAAAAGCGACAAGTTCAATCTGGCGATGCACATCAACTACCCCAACATCAGCGACGCCGCGACTGCACGGCGCGAAGGTGTGAACCCGGGTTCAATGATCATGATTCACGGCACACCGGACTCCGAAGACAACCCGGAAGAACTGTTCCACACCCTGGATTGGACCGATGGGTGTATCGCGATGAAAAACTACGAAATGCGCGAAGTCTGGAACATGGTCAAAGACGGCACGATGGTTGAGATACGCCCGTAACCCGCAAAAAAGACCGCACACAAAAAAGCCCGCTGCCCCCATAAGGGTCAGCGGGCTTTTTTGTGCAACGCCAGGCTAAAGATCAGCCAGACGCCACACCTCATACGCAGGTGTTTCATACGGGTGGCTGTGCTTGAGCGCAGCCACCACGGCCTGAATCAACTCGTCAGCAACGACCAGCTCAACTTTCCATTCCCCCACGTACTCGACCTGACCGGTTTGCCCAATGAACGGCTGGCTGCCGTCCAGTGCGCGAAACTGGCCCTGCCCCATGGTCTGCCAGGCGCAGTGGTCATAGGTGCCGATTCGACCGCCACCGGCGGCAAATACAGCACTTTTGACCTCGTCGACATGGCTTGGCGGAACGAAAAAGCTGAGTTTGTACATGCCTTAATCGACCCAAACACGAGCGTTACGGAACATGCGCAACCATGGCGCATCTTCGTTCCACTCTTCAGGACGCCACGAGTTCTGCACCGCGCGGAACACACGCTCCGGGTGCGGCATCATGATCGTCACACGGCCATCGCGGCTGGTGAGGCCGGTAATGCCGCGCGGCGAGCCGTTCGGGTTGGCCGGATAGTTCTCGGTAACCTTGCCGTGGTTGTCGACGAAACGCAGGGCAACGGTGCCCGACAGATCGGCTTGCAACAGCGCTTCAGGGCTGGCGAATTCAGCGTGGCCTTCACCGTGAGCAATGGCGATTGGCATGCGCGAACCGGCCATGCCTTGCAGGAAGATCGAGTTCGACTCTTGCACTTGAACCATGGCAACACGGGCTTCGAACTGCTCGGAGCGGTTACGCACAAAGTGTGGCCACAACTCGCTACCCGGAATCAGTTCGCTGAGGTTGGACATCATCTGGCAACCGTTGCACACACCCAGGCTGAAGCTGTCGGTACGTTCGAAGAAGCCTTGGAACGCATCACGTGCACGGGCGTTGAACAAGGCCGACTTGGCCCAGCCTTCACCGGCACCCAGTACGTCGCCGTAAGAGAAACCACCGCATGCCACCAGACCTTTGAACTCATTCAGGTCGACACGGCCGGCCAGAATGTCGCTCATGTGCACGTCGATCGCATTGAAACCGGCACGGTCAAACGCCGCCGCCATTTCAACCTGACCGTTGACGCCCTGCTCACGCAGTACGGCAACTTGTGGGCGAATGCCTTTTTTGATGTACGGCGCGCTGATGCTGGCGTTGACGTCAAAGCTCAACTGAGCGGTCAGGCCCGGGTTGTCTTCTTCCAGCAGCACGTCGAACTCTTGCTGTGCGCAGTCTGCGTTGTCACGCATACGCTGAATCTGGAAGCTGGTTTCAGCCCACTGGCGTTGCAGCTCGCCGCGCTGGCCAGCAAAGACTTTTTCGCCGTTGAAGCTGATGGTGACTTCGCTGTTGTTCAGCGGCTGACCAATCACGTCGACGCATTCACTCAGACCCGCAGCGCTGAACTGTGCGAGCACGTCAGCGGTCGCGTCCTGACGTACCTGAATCACGGCACCCAGTTCTTCGTTGAACAGGACCGCTGGCAATTCACCGACGCTGTCGGCCAGGCAATCGAGGATCAGGTTCAGACCGCAGTGACCGGCAAACGCCATTTCCATCACAGTGGTCAGCAAACCGCCATCGGAACGGTCGTGATAAGCCAACAGATGACCGTCAGCATTCAGGCCCTGGATGACTGCGAAGAAGGCTTTGAGGTCTTCTGCGTCATCAACGTCCGGCGCGTGTTTGCCTAGCTTGCCGTGGGTCTGAGCCAGAATCGAAGCGCCCATGCGGTTTTGGCCACGGCCCAGATCGATCAGGATCAGATCGGTCAGGCCCTTGTCCATGCGCAGTTCCGGGGTCAGGGTCTGGCGAATATCAAGCACTGGAGCAAAGCCGGTCACGATCAGCGACAGCGGCGAAGTCACGCTCTTGTCTGTGCCTTCATCGCTCCAGCGGGTTTGCATCGACATCGAGTCTTTGCCCACTGGGATAGTGATGCCCAGCTCAGGGCACAGCTCCATGCCGACGGCTTTAACGGTGTCGTACAGACGCGCGTCTTCACCTGGGTGGCCAGCCGCCGACATCCAGTTGGCCGACAGTTTGATGTCAGACATTTTGCCAATGCGCGAGGCCGCGATGTTGGTCAGGGTTTCGCCGATGGCCATACGGCCCGATGCCGGAGCATCCAGCAGGGCCAGCGGAGTGCGCTCGCCCATGGCCATGGCTTCGCCGGTGTATACGTCAAAGCTGGTGGCGGTGACAGCAACGTCAGCGACCGGAACCTGCCACGGGCCAACCATTTGATCACGGGCAACCAGACCGGTAATGGTGCGATCGCCAATGGTGATCAGGAAGCTTTTGCTGGCCACCGCCGGGTGGTGCAGAACGCGCTCGATGCACTCGCCGATGTTGAGGGCTGCCGGATCAAAGTCATCGCCCATCTCAGCTTCACGAACCACCGAACGGTGCATGCGCGGCGCCTTGCCCAGCAACACTTCCAGTGGCATGTCCACTGGGCTGTTGCCGAAATGGCTGTCGGTGACGGTCAGTTGTGGCTCGGCAGTCGCCTCGCCCACAACGGCAAACGGGCAACGCTCGCGTTCACAGATCGCCTGGAAGCGCTCGAAGTCTTCGGCGCTGACCGCCAGAACGTAACGTTCCTGGGATTCGTTACTCCAGATTTCGTGCGGGGCCATGCCCGGCTCGTCATTTGGAATGTTGCGCAGTTCGAAACGGCCACCACGGTCGCCGTCGTTGACCAGCTCAGGGAAGGCGTTGGACAGACCGCCCGCACCCACGTCGTGAATGAAGCTGATCGGGTTTTTGTCACCCAGTTGCCAGCAACGGTCGATGACTTCCTGGCAGCGGCGTTCCATTTCCGGGTTTTCGCGCTGTACCGAAGCGAAGTCCAGGTCTGCCGAGCTTGCGCCGGTGGCCATGGAGGAGGCAGCACCGCCGCCCAGGCCGATCAACATGGCCGGGCCACCCAGCACGATCAGCTTGGCGCCTACGGTGATTTCGGCTTTTTGTACGTGCTCGGCGCGGATGTTACCCATGCCGCCCGCCAACATGATGGGCTTGTGGTAACCGCGCACTTCATCACCATGCGGGGTGGTGATGGACTGCTCGAACGTACGGAAGTAGCCCGTCAGGGCTGGACGGCCGAACTCGTTGTTGAACGCCGCGCCACCCAGCGGGCCTTCAATCATGATGTCCAGCGCTGTCACGATGCGCTCAGGCTTGCCGTACGGCACTTCCCACGGCTGTTCAAAGCCCGGGATTTGCAGGTTGGACACTGTGAAACCGGTCAAACCCGCCTTTGGCTTGGCGCCACGGCCGGTTGCGCCCTCGTCACGAATCTCGCCGCCAGAACCGGTCGCTGCACCCGGGAACGGGGCAATGGCGGTTGGGTGGTTGTGCGTCTCAACCTTCATCAGGATGTGCACAGGCTCCTGCACCGCGCCGTACTGGCGGGTTTCAGGGTTCGGGAAGAAACGCCCGGCCACGCTACCGACGATCACCGAAGCGTTGTCTTTGTAAGCCGACAGAACGCCTTCGCTGTGCATCACGTAGGTGTTTTTGATCATGCCAAACAGGCTTTTTTCCTGGCTTTGGCCGTCGATGTCCCAACTGGCGTTGAAGATCTTGTGGCGGCAATGCTCGGAGTTCGCTTGGGCAAACATCATCAGTTCGATGTCGTGCGGGTTGCGATCCAGACCATTGAAGGCATTGACCAGGTAGTCGATTTCGTCTTCTGCCAGCGCCAGGCCCAACTCAACGTTGGCTTTTTCCAGCGCTGCGCGACCGCCACCCAACACATCGATAGCCGTCAACGGCTTCGGTTCGGCATGGCTGAACAGACCGGCAGCCTGCTCAAGGTTGCCCAGGACGATTTGCGTCATGCGGTCATGCAAGACCGACGCAATCAATTGAGCATCAGCATCGCTGAACTGACCGGCCACATAGAAGGCAATGCCGCGTTCCAGGCGCTGGATTTTAGCCAGGCCACAGTTACGGGCAATGTCGCTGGCCTTGCTCGACCAAGGAGAAATGGTGCCAAACCGCGGCAACACCAAAAACAGTCGGCCACTTGGCTCTTGGACCGGCACGCTTGGGCCGTACTTCAGGAGACGAGCCAGTACCTGCTGTTCATCGCTGGTCAGATCGCCGGTTACATCGGCAAAGTGGGCGAATTCAGCATACAAACCACTGACACCTGGAACCTTGAGGCTCAGTTGTGCAAGGAGTTTGCTGTGGCGAAAGGCAGAAAGGGCAGGAGCGCCGCGCAGGATCAACATCTTCGGGACAGCCTCGGGAGGGGTGTGCTTTGAGGCCAGGCATTCTAGCCTAAACCATCGGTCACGGCACCCGAAACGGCACACTAGACACACGCCGAACGTCGTTAATCGACCAAAGCCTTATTCTTTATGGCTATCAGCCGATTAACGGATGGTCGGTCGCGATCTATAGCCACCCCTTAAACCCCCATTCCATAAGGGTTTCAGCGATTTTCGCGGCAGTTATCAGAATGCCCACAAATTGTCGAGATATGGCACCCGTGCTGCTTTGCGTATACTGCGCGGATGTTTTCTCTAACTGCATTCCGCCAGCGTGGGGCCAAGTGGCTACTCGCAACCGGACTCTTCCTGATGCTCGGTGCCTGCGTTGAAAAACCCAGCACCCTTGAGCGCGTAAAGGAGGATGGAGTACTGCGGGTGATCACCCGTAACAGCCCCGCCACCTATTTCGAGGATCGCAACGGCGAGACCGGCTTTGAATATGAGCTGGTAAAGCGCTTTGCCGACGATCTGGGTGTAAAGCTCGAAATCGAAACCGCTGACAATCTGGACGACCTGTTCAGCAAGCTGGGCCAACCTGACGGCCCGGTGTTAGCTGCTGCCGGTCTGGTCAGCAGCGATAACCGCCTCAAACAAGCCAAGTTTTCTCATCCCTACCTCGAAGTTACGCCCCAGATCATTTATCGCAACGGGCAATCGCGCCCAACCACAGCGGCTGATCTGGTCGGCAAGCGCATCACCGTCCTGAAAGGCAGCTCGCACGCCGAACAGCTTGCCGAACTCAAAAAGCAATTCCCTGGCATTGAATACGACGAGTCCGACGCCGTTGAAGTCGTCGACTTGCTGCGCATGGTCGATGAAGGGCAGATTGATCTGACCCTGGTCGACTCCAACGAAGTGGCCATGAACCAGGTGTACTTCCCTAACGTGCGCGTAGCCTTTGATTTGGGCGACGCCCGCAGCCAGCGCTGGGCCGTGGTGGCCGGTGAAGACAACAGCCTGCTCAACGAAATCAATACGTACCTCGACAAGGTCGAGAAAAACGGCACCTTGCAGCGCTTGAAAGACCGCTATTACGGGCACGTGGACGTACTGGGCTACGTCGGCGCCTACACCTTTGCCCAGCACCTGCAA
This window encodes:
- a CDS encoding NUDIX hydrolase, translating into MKFCSQCGNTVSQHIPQGDSRLRYVCDHCHTIHYQNPNIVAGCLPTWGTQVLLCRRAIEPRKGYWTLPAGFMENGETVEQAARRETLEEACAQVEQLAIYTLIDVPHINQVHIFYRAELQSLDFAAGEESLEVRLFEEADIPWSELAFRTVSRTLECFFSDRPAQTYPVRSEAVLPPAELIKHPQ
- a CDS encoding L,D-transpeptidase family protein, translating into MRWLLAALCLSFAVTCQAAVVMTINGKSVDKDQVLKSPAALPRAGDSKRVDKILVLKSARKLELISDGKAIKTYRISLGKQPKGPKMREGDKRTPEGLYWVDWRKKSDKFNLAMHINYPNISDAATARREGVNPGSMIMIHGTPDSEDNPEELFHTLDWTDGCIAMKNYEMREVWNMVKDGTMVEIRP
- a CDS encoding YqfO family protein — its product is MYKLSFFVPPSHVDEVKSAVFAAGGGRIGTYDHCAWQTMGQGQFRALDGSQPFIGQTGQVEYVGEWKVELVVADELIQAVVAALKHSHPYETPAYEVWRLADL
- the purL gene encoding phosphoribosylformylglycinamidine synthase, with translation MLILRGAPALSAFRHSKLLAQLSLKVPGVSGLYAEFAHFADVTGDLTSDEQQVLARLLKYGPSVPVQEPSGRLFLVLPRFGTISPWSSKASDIARNCGLAKIQRLERGIAFYVAGQFSDADAQLIASVLHDRMTQIVLGNLEQAAGLFSHAEPKPLTAIDVLGGGRAALEKANVELGLALAEDEIDYLVNAFNGLDRNPHDIELMMFAQANSEHCRHKIFNASWDIDGQSQEKSLFGMIKNTYVMHSEGVLSAYKDNASVIVGSVAGRFFPNPETRQYGAVQEPVHILMKVETHNHPTAIAPFPGAATGSGGEIRDEGATGRGAKPKAGLTGFTVSNLQIPGFEQPWEVPYGKPERIVTALDIMIEGPLGGAAFNNEFGRPALTGYFRTFEQSITTPHGDEVRGYHKPIMLAGGMGNIRAEHVQKAEITVGAKLIVLGGPAMLIGLGGGAASSMATGASSADLDFASVQRENPEMERRCQEVIDRCWQLGDKNPISFIHDVGAGGLSNAFPELVNDGDRGGRFELRNIPNDEPGMAPHEIWSNESQERYVLAVSAEDFERFQAICERERCPFAVVGEATAEPQLTVTDSHFGNSPVDMPLEVLLGKAPRMHRSVVREAEMGDDFDPAALNIGECIERVLHHPAVASKSFLITIGDRTITGLVARDQMVGPWQVPVADVAVTATSFDVYTGEAMAMGERTPLALLDAPASGRMAIGETLTNIAASRIGKMSDIKLSANWMSAAGHPGEDARLYDTVKAVGMELCPELGITIPVGKDSMSMQTRWSDEGTDKSVTSPLSLIVTGFAPVLDIRQTLTPELRMDKGLTDLILIDLGRGQNRMGASILAQTHGKLGKHAPDVDDAEDLKAFFAVIQGLNADGHLLAYHDRSDGGLLTTVMEMAFAGHCGLNLILDCLADSVGELPAVLFNEELGAVIQVRQDATADVLAQFSAAGLSECVDVIGQPLNNSEVTISFNGEKVFAGQRGELQRQWAETSFQIQRMRDNADCAQQEFDVLLEEDNPGLTAQLSFDVNASISAPYIKKGIRPQVAVLREQGVNGQVEMAAAFDRAGFNAIDVHMSDILAGRVDLNEFKGLVACGGFSYGDVLGAGEGWAKSALFNARARDAFQGFFERTDSFSLGVCNGCQMMSNLSELIPGSELWPHFVRNRSEQFEARVAMVQVQESNSIFLQGMAGSRMPIAIAHGEGHAEFASPEALLQADLSGTVALRFVDNHGKVTENYPANPNGSPRGITGLTSRDGRVTIMMPHPERVFRAVQNSWRPEEWNEDAPWLRMFRNARVWVD
- the mltF gene encoding membrane-bound lytic murein transglycosylase MltF; amino-acid sequence: MFSLTAFRQRGAKWLLATGLFLMLGACVEKPSTLERVKEDGVLRVITRNSPATYFEDRNGETGFEYELVKRFADDLGVKLEIETADNLDDLFSKLGQPDGPVLAAAGLVSSDNRLKQAKFSHPYLEVTPQIIYRNGQSRPTTAADLVGKRITVLKGSSHAEQLAELKKQFPGIEYDESDAVEVVDLLRMVDEGQIDLTLVDSNEVAMNQVYFPNVRVAFDLGDARSQRWAVVAGEDNSLLNEINTYLDKVEKNGTLQRLKDRYYGHVDVLGYVGAYTFAQHLQQRLPKYEKFFKEAAKKEQVDWRLLAAMGYQESLWQPAVTSKTGVRGLMMLTQNTAQAMGVSNRLDPKQSIQGGAKYLAYIKEQLDDDIQEPDRTWFALAAYNVGTGHLDDARKLAVKEGLNPNKWLDVKKMLPRLAQKQWYSKTRYGYARGGEPVHFVANIRRYYDILTWATQPQLEGDQVADGQLHIPGIDKTKPKEEPQL